Proteins encoded in a region of the Mesoflavibacter profundi genome:
- a CDS encoding cell division ATP-binding protein FtsE, whose translation MSNTVLELKDASIFQGDNLVLSNVNLEVNKGDFVYLIGKTGSGKSSFMKTLYGDLKLQQGQGHIVDFNLSTLKEKEIPFLRRKLGIVFQDFKLLTDRTINDNLLFVLKATGWKDKAKMKERIEHVLDKVGMKTKGFKFPHELSGGEQQRIAIARALLNEPELILADEPTGNLDPQTSIEVMEVLQDINKNGNTILMATHDYALLLKYPSKTLKCDDNKIFEVVQRKS comes from the coding sequence ATGTCTAACACCGTTTTAGAACTTAAAGACGCTAGTATTTTTCAAGGTGATAACTTAGTATTATCTAATGTAAATTTAGAAGTTAACAAAGGTGACTTTGTTTATCTTATAGGAAAAACAGGATCTGGAAAAAGTAGTTTTATGAAAACCCTTTACGGTGATTTAAAACTACAACAAGGACAAGGACATATTGTAGATTTTAATTTAAGTACTTTAAAAGAAAAAGAAATTCCTTTTTTAAGAAGAAAATTAGGTATTGTTTTTCAAGATTTTAAACTACTAACAGACAGAACAATAAACGACAATTTACTTTTTGTTTTAAAAGCAACTGGCTGGAAAGACAAAGCTAAAATGAAAGAACGCATTGAGCATGTTTTAGATAAAGTTGGTATGAAAACTAAAGGTTTTAAATTTCCGCATGAATTATCTGGTGGCGAGCAACAACGTATAGCTATTGCAAGAGCATTATTAAACGAACCAGAATTAATCCTTGCAGATGAACCAACAGGAAATCTTGATCCGCAAACTAGTATTGAAGTCATGGAAGTACTGCAAGACATTAACAAAAATGGCAATACTATTTTAATGGCAACTCATGATTATGCATTACTTTTAAAATACCCAAGTAAAACTCTAAAATGCGACGACAACAAAATATTTGAAGTCGTGCAACGTAAAAGTTAA
- a CDS encoding GNAT family N-acetyltransferase, whose protein sequence is MDYHKDRFEDYSLMVFKDEKLVAVLPANRVEDKLFSHQGLTYGGLVFSEKLKLKDVTLILKTILQFLEKSQLYTLNIKALPSIYSKFPNDELEYLLFILKAQLQRTDIYSVIDGKAGKISISELRKRGIKRAKNHSLLVKEQNVFEDFWNHILIPNLENTHQAKPTHSLQEIELLHQNFNANIRQFNVYKDESIIGGTTIFETNQVAHAQYISANKIGQELGALDVLFDTLINHTFKDKSYFSFGISNENQGQNINQGLLYWKESFGARSIAQNFYKIDTKNHTLLDRIFI, encoded by the coding sequence ATGGATTACCATAAAGACCGATTTGAAGACTATTCTTTAATGGTGTTTAAAGATGAAAAGTTAGTCGCAGTTTTGCCAGCAAATAGAGTAGAAGATAAGCTCTTTTCTCATCAAGGTTTGACTTATGGAGGATTAGTTTTTTCTGAAAAATTAAAGCTAAAAGACGTAACTTTAATTTTAAAAACTATACTTCAGTTTTTAGAAAAATCACAATTGTATACACTTAATATTAAAGCGCTACCAAGTATATATTCCAAGTTTCCAAATGACGAACTAGAGTATTTGCTTTTTATTTTAAAAGCACAATTACAACGCACAGATATTTATAGTGTTATAGATGGTAAAGCAGGTAAGATTTCTATTTCCGAATTAAGAAAAAGAGGCATTAAACGTGCAAAAAACCATTCGCTTTTAGTAAAAGAACAAAATGTTTTTGAAGACTTTTGGAATCATATTTTAATTCCGAATTTAGAAAACACACATCAAGCAAAACCAACGCATAGTTTACAAGAAATAGAATTGTTGCATCAAAACTTTAATGCTAATATTAGACAATTTAATGTTTATAAAGATGAAAGTATTATTGGTGGTACAACTATTTTTGAGACTAATCAAGTAGCACATGCGCAATATATTTCTGCTAATAAAATTGGACAAGAATTAGGCGCTTTAGACGTGTTGTTTGATACTTTAATTAATCATACATTTAAAGATAAATCTTATTTTAGTTTTGGTATTTCTAACGAAAACCAAGGACAGAATATAAACCAAGGATTACTGTATTGGAAAGAAAGTTTTGGAGCAAGAAGTATTGCACAGAATTTTTATAAAATTGATACTAAAAACCATACACTTTTAGATCGCATATTTATATGA
- a CDS encoding sugar 3,4-ketoisomerase, which yields MKDTTVDSVKLIDIPKIKDVRGNLSVVEKDIIPYNIKRVYYLYDVPSDAYRGGHAHKNLYQFLIPLSGSFDVILKDGKNTKTITLNKPDKGLLIVPGIWRELENFSSGSVCLVLASEEYDEADYIYDFQDFTTMKSI from the coding sequence ATGAAAGATACTACAGTAGACTCTGTAAAACTTATTGATATTCCTAAAATAAAAGATGTAAGAGGAAATTTATCTGTAGTAGAAAAAGATATTATACCATATAATATAAAACGTGTTTACTATTTATACGATGTGCCTAGTGATGCTTATCGTGGCGGACATGCGCATAAAAATTTATATCAGTTTTTAATTCCATTAAGCGGAAGTTTTGATGTTATCCTTAAAGATGGAAAAAACACTAAAACTATAACATTAAACAAGCCTGATAAAGGACTATTAATTGTACCAGGAATTTGGAGAGAATTAGAAAATTTTTCTTCAGGATCTGTTTGTCTTGTGTTAGCTTCTGAAGAATATGATGAAGCAGATTATATTTACGATTTTCAGGATTTTACAACTATGAAATCTATCTAG
- a CDS encoding glycosyltransferase: protein MKILLIGEYSRLHNSLKEGLQHLGHDVTLISTGDGMKQFPSDILLKSKIKSNWFLKKLNNLLIRSFGVNAIQIEYNFRLNTFKDKLTNYDVVQLINEDPLGLAPKSNYTFLEFIFKHNSKTFLLCCGEDYTTVNYFLNPENGYSVLTPYLADKSLKNRFQFSLKYISEAYKKSHDLIYRSINGVICSDIDYSRAFSNNSKYLGLIPNPINTSLFETNTVEQPNNTITIFHGINTHSSIKKGSVFFTEALKIIKENYKEKVTIIETKNLPYKTYINSYNKADIVLDQVYSYDQGYNALEAMAKGKVVFTGAEQEWLQHYNLTSNTVAINALADVSYLVEQLEWLINNPTTIKTIGNNAKDFIKTHHNYITIANRYLTTWKDN from the coding sequence ATGAAGATATTATTGATTGGTGAATATAGCCGACTACACAACTCTTTAAAAGAAGGCTTACAACATTTAGGTCACGATGTTACTTTAATTAGTACTGGTGATGGAATGAAGCAATTCCCGTCTGATATTCTTTTAAAATCTAAAATAAAATCCAATTGGTTTTTAAAAAAATTAAACAACTTATTAATTAGAAGTTTTGGTGTTAACGCTATACAAATTGAATATAATTTTAGACTAAACACCTTTAAAGATAAACTTACAAATTACGATGTTGTTCAATTAATTAACGAAGATCCTTTGGGCTTAGCTCCTAAAAGCAACTACACGTTTTTAGAGTTTATTTTTAAACATAATTCTAAAACCTTTTTATTGTGTTGTGGCGAAGACTATACAACAGTAAATTACTTTTTAAATCCAGAAAATGGCTATTCTGTTCTAACACCTTATTTAGCAGATAAAAGCTTGAAAAATAGATTTCAATTTTCGCTTAAATACATTAGTGAAGCTTATAAAAAATCACATGATTTAATATATAGATCTATTAATGGAGTGATTTGTTCGGATATAGATTATAGTCGTGCATTTAGTAATAATTCTAAATATTTAGGTTTAATCCCTAATCCTATAAACACAAGTCTTTTTGAAACCAATACTGTTGAACAACCCAACAATACGATCACCATTTTTCATGGAATTAATACGCATTCTTCAATAAAAAAAGGATCTGTCTTTTTCACTGAAGCTTTAAAAATTATAAAAGAAAACTACAAAGAAAAAGTCACTATTATTGAAACCAAAAATCTACCTTATAAAACTTATATAAACAGTTACAATAAAGCAGATATTGTTTTAGACCAAGTTTACAGCTACGATCAAGGTTACAATGCTTTAGAAGCTATGGCAAAGGGTAAAGTTGTATTTACAGGTGCAGAACAAGAATGGTTGCAACATTATAATCTTACATCAAATACTGTTGCTATTAATGCCTTAGCAGATGTTTCTTATTTAGTAGAACAGTTGGAATGGCTAATAAACAATCCAACTACAATAAAAACTATTGGTAATAACGCTAAGGATTTTATTAAAACTCACCATAATTATATCACCATTGCTAATCGCTATTTAACCACTTGGAAAGACAATTAA
- a CDS encoding nicotinamide mononucleotide transporter — protein sequence MTDTTISNPLLRRIVHSKYIDVLGVVLVVGITLYRNFHETIYYEGGIRFGIPFSSLWSYIEKGAFPIGILSILGAVFSLLATRFLVRQSNVGNVIWIFTTINSGVIDYLFGNHSAIITYPLTFGLALLSTKKWYEGERIKNADFRYWILFIVAFIISYSLVYLGFYWFGTTITNPIFKHTIAIIFGISIIGNVGIVFKYKQSFLVWTFYNFAQIVKNFIQGNLANVIKYVFYLSNAILTYFDWHLNGDVKTLKEK from the coding sequence GTGACCGATACTACCATATCAAATCCTTTGCTTAGGCGCATTGTACACTCTAAATATATAGATGTACTTGGAGTAGTTTTGGTAGTTGGAATTACACTTTACAGAAACTTTCATGAAACTATATATTATGAAGGAGGTATCCGTTTTGGGATACCTTTTTCTAGTTTGTGGAGCTATATAGAAAAAGGCGCTTTCCCAATAGGTATTTTATCTATTTTAGGAGCTGTTTTTTCTTTATTAGCTACACGTTTTTTAGTTAGACAAAGTAATGTAGGTAACGTAATTTGGATTTTTACGACTATAAATTCTGGAGTTATAGATTATTTATTTGGCAATCACTCGGCTATAATAACTTATCCATTAACCTTTGGATTAGCGTTATTGTCTACAAAAAAATGGTATGAAGGCGAACGTATTAAAAATGCAGATTTTAGGTATTGGATATTATTTATTGTTGCATTTATAATTTCGTATAGTCTAGTATATTTAGGGTTTTATTGGTTTGGAACAACAATTACCAATCCAATTTTTAAACATACAATTGCAATTATTTTTGGAATTTCTATTATAGGAAACGTTGGTATTGTATTTAAATACAAACAGTCCTTTTTAGTCTGGACATTTTATAATTTTGCGCAAATAGTAAAGAATTTTATTCAAGGTAATTTAGCTAATGTTATCAAATATGTATTTTATTTAAGCAATGCTATTTTAACCTATTTTGATTGGCATCTTAATGGAGATGTAAAAACTTTAAAAGAAAAATAA
- a CDS encoding DegT/DnrJ/EryC1/StrS family aminotransferase produces MIKFLDLHKINARFEADFKTQFNTFLNKGWYILGDGVTQFETEFANYCGTKYCIGTSNGLDALELIFKAYLELGLLQPNDEVIVPANTYIASIISIINTGLTPVLVEPNPKTFNIDVETIKKHISIKTKAILAVHLYGQLCDMNGINELAKHKNLLVIEDAAQAHGAVADSKKAGNLSHAAAFSFYPAKNLGALGDAGAVTTNNKALADVIFKLRNYGTSTKYKNEIIGSNCRLDELQALFLSTKLKHLDTDNLRRQEIAKRYLNEIHNTKIKLPFYDGSLNHVFHLFVVLVDNRQAFINHLKANKIESSIHYPTAPHKQKALHRFNSLKFPLTEKIHETCVSLPISPVMTQNEVDQVITTINNY; encoded by the coding sequence ATGATAAAGTTTTTAGACTTACATAAAATTAATGCACGTTTTGAAGCCGATTTTAAAACACAATTTAATACGTTTTTAAATAAAGGTTGGTACATTCTTGGTGATGGCGTAACGCAGTTTGAAACCGAATTTGCTAATTATTGCGGTACTAAATATTGCATTGGTACAAGTAACGGTTTAGATGCATTAGAATTGATTTTTAAAGCGTATTTAGAGTTAGGTTTGTTGCAACCAAACGATGAAGTAATTGTTCCTGCAAACACGTATATAGCAAGCATAATTTCAATAATAAATACAGGTTTGACGCCAGTTTTGGTAGAGCCAAATCCTAAAACTTTTAATATTGATGTTGAAACCATAAAAAAACACATTTCAATAAAGACTAAAGCTATTTTAGCGGTGCATTTATATGGTCAATTATGTGATATGAATGGCATAAATGAATTAGCTAAACATAAAAATTTATTAGTTATTGAAGATGCTGCGCAAGCGCATGGAGCAGTAGCAGATTCAAAAAAAGCAGGCAACTTATCTCATGCAGCTGCATTTAGTTTTTATCCGGCTAAAAATTTAGGTGCATTAGGCGATGCTGGTGCAGTTACTACAAATAATAAGGCATTGGCAGATGTGATTTTCAAGCTTAGAAATTATGGTACGTCTACTAAATATAAAAACGAAATTATTGGAAGTAACTGTAGATTGGACGAACTTCAGGCATTGTTTCTTTCAACTAAATTAAAACATTTAGACACAGATAATTTAAGACGTCAAGAGATTGCAAAACGCTACTTAAATGAAATACATAATACTAAAATAAAATTACCGTTTTATGATGGTTCTTTAAATCATGTGTTTCATTTATTTGTAGTTTTAGTTGATAATCGTCAAGCGTTTATCAACCATTTAAAGGCTAATAAAATAGAGTCATCTATACATTATCCTACAGCTCCGCATAAACAAAAAGCGCTTCATCGATTTAATAGTCTAAAATTTCCTTTAACAGAAAAAATTCACGAAACTTGTGTTAGTCTACCTATTAGTCCTGTCATGACTCAAAACGAAGTAGATCAAGTTATTACAACCATTAATAATTACTAA
- a CDS encoding glycosyltransferase family 39 protein, giving the protein MINKIKALIHQKPMALLLVYAIAIRLIFVCFYGAITLTPDSYDYLALADTITNFDWSNYDGKRTPGFPIFISLFGGNLTVLIGFQIILGVLTTVLLFNITRHITKTTNLAFWTAIIYTSFVNVVLFDFAVLTENISAFVLLLTIWHIIKSNLFNLQASIKHYILLSFMFGWLYMIRPFFIYIPIGFALFFIVKQFKTNLKNSLIKSLITLSVPLLSYILWNNYNLKTIGHFTNTQYFGINLAQTATPFFEKAVTNDTLIKTILVKHRDSLKQYNPDRIAMSVWFAHQELLHKTKLTEVELSHRLSLISKDLFKKHPELYLKQVGISWLLFWGNKSSFYWNNNKVKNSYFRLGIIATWLYLQRYLLLIINVFFIIFSFKKIYHFFKNKCTNYDVNLFIICIVLSASLAQALVAFGNNSRFCYPYFALIVYFVMLNLNNRLKKIKT; this is encoded by the coding sequence ATGATTAATAAAATTAAAGCATTAATACATCAAAAACCAATGGCGCTTTTATTAGTTTATGCTATTGCTATAAGATTAATTTTTGTTTGTTTTTATGGCGCTATTACTCTTACTCCAGATAGTTATGATTATTTAGCTTTAGCAGATACAATAACAAATTTTGATTGGAGTAATTATGACGGAAAACGTACACCTGGTTTTCCAATATTTATTAGTCTGTTTGGTGGTAATTTAACTGTGTTAATTGGTTTTCAAATCATTCTTGGTGTTTTAACTACAGTATTATTATTTAATATTACACGACACATAACCAAAACAACTAATCTTGCTTTTTGGACTGCAATTATTTACACGTCTTTTGTTAATGTTGTCTTATTTGATTTTGCTGTGCTTACTGAAAATATTTCGGCTTTTGTTTTATTATTAACTATTTGGCATATTATTAAGTCCAATTTATTTAACCTTCAAGCTAGTATTAAACATTACATTTTATTAAGCTTTATGTTTGGTTGGCTTTATATGATTAGACCTTTTTTTATTTACATACCAATAGGATTCGCACTATTTTTTATAGTAAAACAATTTAAAACCAACTTAAAAAACAGTCTTATAAAAAGCCTAATAACTTTAAGTGTTCCTTTACTATCATACATATTATGGAATAATTACAATCTTAAAACCATTGGTCACTTTACTAACACACAATATTTTGGAATTAATCTAGCGCAAACTGCTACTCCTTTTTTTGAAAAAGCTGTCACCAATGATACTTTAATCAAAACTATTTTAGTTAAACATAGAGACTCTTTAAAACAATACAATCCAGACCGAATTGCAATGAGTGTTTGGTTTGCGCATCAAGAATTACTACACAAAACCAAATTAACAGAAGTAGAGTTATCACATAGATTATCCTTAATCTCTAAAGATTTATTTAAAAAACATCCAGAATTATACCTTAAGCAAGTTGGCATATCTTGGTTACTTTTTTGGGGCAACAAAAGCAGCTTTTATTGGAATAACAACAAAGTAAAAAATAGCTATTTTAGATTAGGAATAATAGCAACTTGGCTTTACTTACAAAGGTATTTACTACTAATTATAAATGTGTTTTTTATAATATTTAGTTTTAAAAAAATCTATCACTTTTTTAAAAATAAATGTACAAATTACGACGTTAACCTATTTATTATTTGCATCGTGCTATCTGCATCACTAGCACAAGCATTAGTAGCTTTTGGAAACAATAGTCGTTTCTGCTATCCTTATTTCGCATTAATTGTTTACTTTGTAATGCTTAATTTAAATAACCGTTTAAAAAAAATTAAAACATAA
- a CDS encoding uroporphyrinogen decarboxylase — MELFGITLTEYIGYLASLFVLLSFTMKHVVKLRIVNMIGCTLFIIYGFMLPTVRVGLPIIIANAAIFCVNFYYAFLKKN; from the coding sequence ATGGAATTATTCGGTATAACTTTAACAGAATATATTGGCTATTTAGCTTCACTTTTTGTCCTGTTATCTTTTACGATGAAACACGTAGTAAAACTTAGAATTGTAAACATGATAGGTTGTACATTATTTATAATTTATGGTTTTATGTTACCTACTGTTAGAGTTGGTTTACCTATAATAATAGCTAATGCTGCAATATTTTGTGTTAACTTTTATTATGCGTTTTTAAAGAAAAATTAG
- a CDS encoding glycosyltransferase family A protein, translating into MGNAKKKDEKLEILLSTKDQTNLEFLTPIFSKISTINFTVLVINQTQKGQELTSNLNHVKIINTYTKGLSVSRNLALKHATGDICLLADDDIKYVDGFSDIILNAFKNNPNFDVLTFMMSDFKGNLSKVYNIPKQHNYKTLVKANSVTIAFKRQQILDTKVTFDINFGLGSTFEIAEEFIWLRSLYKSKLLIGFVPKLIVQHPFESTGRFGGKDKIVRARAALFYKYSKQFAHLKLMRYLYLMLKTQQIQLKDVLKKYRIGSAAIQQYKTMLNSKH; encoded by the coding sequence ATGGGTAATGCCAAAAAAAAAGATGAAAAATTAGAAATACTACTTTCTACTAAAGATCAAACTAATCTAGAGTTTTTAACGCCTATATTTAGTAAAATTTCTACTATAAACTTTACTGTTTTAGTCATTAATCAAACCCAAAAAGGTCAAGAGTTAACATCTAATTTAAATCATGTAAAGATTATTAATACGTACACAAAAGGTTTGTCGGTTAGCCGTAATCTAGCTTTAAAACATGCAACAGGCGATATATGTTTACTAGCAGACGATGATATAAAGTATGTAGATGGTTTTTCAGATATTATTTTAAATGCTTTTAAAAACAATCCAAATTTTGATGTGCTTACGTTTATGATGTCAGATTTTAAAGGTAATTTATCTAAAGTCTACAATATACCAAAGCAGCACAATTACAAAACACTAGTCAAAGCAAATTCTGTAACTATTGCTTTTAAAAGACAACAGATTTTAGATACTAAAGTGACCTTTGATATTAATTTTGGATTAGGTAGCACTTTTGAAATTGCCGAAGAATTTATCTGGCTAAGAAGCCTTTATAAATCCAAATTATTAATTGGGTTTGTACCAAAACTAATAGTGCAACATCCTTTTGAAAGTACAGGAAGATTTGGAGGTAAAGACAAAATAGTTAGAGCTAGAGCAGCATTATTTTATAAATATTCTAAGCAATTTGCACATTTAAAACTAATGAGATATTTATATTTGATGCTTAAAACGCAACAAATACAATTAAAGGACGTTTTAAAAAAATATCGTATTGGTAGCGCTGCAATACAGCAGTATAAAACCATGCTAAATTCTAAACACTAG
- a CDS encoding glycosyltransferase, with protein sequence MLSILIPTYNYNIYDLVLDLHNKCLKERINFEIICLEDGSNSTFINLNKKINKLSNCQHIINPNNSGRLLTRLKLANLAKYDWLLYLDADVFPKSNDFILNYLQHINTNSEAVFGGFAYQKDTKNKTSLRYLYGKKYEQVNADIRNKTPYKIIISANFLIKKALYLSITKQFKTTSYGADLIFATHLMQHKVNVHHINNEVYHLGLEDNIVFFNKQKEAVNLLHHLNSQNKLITHQNSLLKAYKLVKKYRLEHLYLFLFKRFEPTLQRLIVGASPKTKLLQFYKLGYFISLQQTR encoded by the coding sequence ATGCTTTCCATCTTAATACCAACCTACAATTACAACATTTATGACTTGGTATTAGATTTACATAATAAATGTTTAAAAGAACGCATCAACTTCGAGATTATTTGTCTTGAAGATGGATCTAATTCAACGTTTATTAATTTAAATAAGAAGATAAATAAGCTTTCAAATTGTCAGCATATTATTAATCCAAACAATTCTGGTCGATTACTTACAAGACTTAAATTAGCTAATCTTGCAAAATACGATTGGCTACTGTATTTAGATGCCGATGTTTTCCCTAAAAGTAACGACTTTATTTTAAATTACCTACAACATATTAATACAAATAGCGAAGCTGTTTTTGGTGGATTTGCCTACCAAAAAGACACTAAAAACAAAACGTCTTTAAGGTATTTATACGGAAAAAAATACGAGCAAGTTAATGCAGACATTAGAAATAAAACGCCTTATAAAATTATCATTTCGGCTAATTTTTTAATAAAAAAAGCGCTTTACTTATCCATTACAAAGCAATTTAAAACTACGTCTTACGGTGCAGATTTAATTTTTGCGACTCATTTAATGCAACATAAAGTTAATGTACATCATATAAACAATGAGGTTTACCATTTAGGCTTAGAAGACAATATTGTATTTTTTAATAAACAAAAAGAAGCTGTTAATTTACTTCATCATTTAAATAGCCAAAATAAGCTAATTACCCATCAAAACAGTTTATTAAAGGCGTATAAATTGGTAAAAAAATACCGATTAGAACATCTGTATTTATTCCTATTTAAACGATTTGAACCTACATTACAGCGTTTAATTGTTGGCGCTTCGCCAAAGACCAAATTACTTCAGTTTTATAAGTTAGGGTATTTTATTTCTTTACAACAAACTAGATAG
- a CDS encoding O-antigen translocase, producing the protein MKKVLNYINNNVLLKVASLNSVSVIVKIIAGFLTSKFMAIFIGAEGMALVGNLRNFVGSVQSISILGLYKGVVKYIAQHKKDTSQLSKILSTVFYLGFIATMLVSFIIYFKADYINDVIFKAYYNYSYVLKILALALPFYALNMLAFAIMNGFSKYKYLIIFNIFGQILGAVITILLIWKDKIDGALIAVAIAESILFLITLVGIINRQNLTPLIKASRFSLDVVKRLSSYSGMALFSAIILPFIAIYIRSYIIDNVGVEEAGYWEAMNRISKYYLMFVSTLLTLYILPRFAEIDNIKDFRKEVFNFYKTIIPIFGLGLLAIYLLRHIIVLVVLTEEFTPVEDLFLWQLLGDFVKVLSIVIAYQFLAKRMFWHYIVTEAFSVITLYYTSQYLIDEFGLVGANMAHFITYVLYYAIILLIFYSSLFGILPEKQDDN; encoded by the coding sequence TTGAAAAAAGTACTAAACTATATTAATAATAATGTGTTATTAAAAGTAGCGTCACTTAATTCGGTTTCGGTTATAGTAAAGATTATTGCAGGATTTTTAACCTCAAAATTCATGGCAATTTTTATTGGAGCCGAAGGTATGGCTCTAGTTGGTAACTTACGCAATTTTGTAGGATCTGTACAATCTATTTCTATTTTAGGACTTTACAAAGGTGTTGTAAAATATATAGCGCAGCATAAAAAAGATACGTCTCAATTATCTAAAATATTATCTACCGTTTTTTACTTGGGCTTTATTGCTACAATGTTAGTTAGCTTTATCATTTACTTTAAAGCAGATTACATAAATGATGTGATTTTTAAAGCCTATTATAACTATTCTTATGTATTAAAAATTCTAGCTTTAGCATTACCATTTTATGCTTTAAATATGCTGGCATTTGCAATAATGAATGGATTTTCTAAGTATAAATACTTAATAATATTTAACATTTTTGGACAAATATTAGGCGCAGTAATTACCATACTTTTAATTTGGAAAGACAAGATTGATGGTGCATTGATTGCGGTTGCTATAGCCGAATCTATTTTGTTTTTAATAACCTTAGTTGGCATTATTAATAGGCAAAATTTAACGCCTTTAATAAAGGCAAGTCGTTTTAGTTTAGATGTAGTAAAACGATTAAGCTCTTACTCTGGAATGGCTTTATTTTCGGCAATTATTTTACCATTTATAGCGATTTACATTAGAAGTTATATTATTGATAATGTTGGTGTAGAAGAAGCTGGTTATTGGGAAGCAATGAATAGGATTTCTAAATACTACCTAATGTTTGTAAGTACATTACTTACATTATACATTTTACCTCGGTTTGCAGAAATTGATAACATTAAAGATTTTAGAAAAGAAGTTTTTAATTTTTACAAAACCATAATTCCCATATTTGGACTTGGCTTATTAGCGATATATTTATTACGACATATTATTGTTTTGGTGGTTTTAACTGAAGAATTTACGCCAGTAGAAGATCTGTTTTTATGGCAGCTTTTAGGAGATTTTGTTAAGGTGTTATCTATAGTTATAGCTTATCAGTTTTTAGCCAAACGTATGTTTTGGCATTACATAGTTACCGAAGCATTTTCTGTAATTACACTTTATTATACTAGCCAATATTTAATAGATGAATTTGGTCTTGTAGGAGCAAATATGGCGCATTTTATTACTTACGTTTTATATTACGCCATTATCTTATTAATCTTTTATTCTTCACTATTTGGTATTCTTCCAGAAAAACAAGACGATAATTAA